The following proteins come from a genomic window of Candidatus Buchananbacteria bacterium CG10_big_fil_rev_8_21_14_0_10_42_9:
- a CDS encoding transcriptional regulator — protein sequence MEVIPILKQFGLSEKEIIIYLCLLETGPHSVRNLAEKTKINRGTTYDILKSLIDLGLVGYYHKATKQYFIAEDPAKLNNAIDQKLQNLNEVKERINQVIPSLKSLYDQAGEKPVVKYYEGHQGIKTIFNDVLETVDQLSSKEYLVFSTSTIKDHLYKAFPNFTKQRISKKIRVKVIAVGHGGTTAELAEVKSLSPREGSPTYIIVYHDKVVMISLSSKDEPRGIIIEDPALAATQRQLFEYIWRNIR from the coding sequence ATGGAAGTCATACCCATCTTGAAACAGTTCGGCCTGTCGGAGAAAGAAATCATAATCTACCTGTGCCTATTAGAAACCGGCCCGCATTCTGTCCGGAATTTGGCGGAAAAAACCAAAATTAACCGCGGCACAACTTATGATATTTTAAAAAGTCTGATTGATTTAGGTCTGGTCGGATATTACCATAAAGCCACTAAACAGTACTTTATTGCCGAAGACCCGGCCAAGCTTAATAATGCCATAGATCAGAAATTACAAAACTTGAACGAAGTCAAAGAAAGGATCAATCAAGTCATTCCCAGTCTAAAGTCGCTTTACGACCAAGCCGGCGAAAAACCGGTAGTGAAATATTACGAAGGTCACCAAGGCATTAAAACAATTTTCAACGATGTACTGGAAACAGTAGATCAGCTTTCCAGTAAAGAGTATTTGGTTTTTTCCACCTCCACTATCAAAGACCATTTATATAAAGCTTTCCCCAATTTTACCAAACAAAGAATCAGCAAGAAAATCAGGGTAAAAGTCATAGCCGTGGGGCACGGCGGCACCACCGCCGAATTGGCCGAGGTCAAGTCATTAAGCCCAAGGGAGGGCTCACCCACTTATATTATTGTTTATCACGACAAAGTGGTGATGATTTCTTTAAGTTCAAAAGATGAGCCCCGGGGGATTATTATTGAAGATCCGGCTCTGGCGGCCACTCAACGGCAACTATTTGAATATATTTGGAGAAATATCAGATAA
- the glmS gene encoding glutamine--fructose-6-phosphate transaminase (isomerizing) gives MCGIIGYIGKQQALPILLEGLRRMEYRGYDSAGVALCYQGKLEIIKKQGKLNNLSEQLKSRSLTSNFGIGHIRWATHGEPSDINAHPHADCQNNVVLVHNGIIENYQELKRWLLSQKHKLNTQTDSEVLAHLIEEHQKNVPLEAAVRSALHQVRGAYGLAIISRSEPDKIVAARLGSPVVIGIISASEYLVASDVTAVLPFTREVVFLEEAEMAVITRQGYSISKLNGDEANHLPQQIEWDPVEAEKGGFDHFMLKEIMEEPEVVRSSMRGRVILEEGQVKLGGLIDVMDELKNLERLYIVACGTAHYAGRIGSYLIENLAGIPTEVEYASEFRYREKPLDAKSVVLAISQSGETADTLAAVRLANKQNLLTIGIVNAVGSSIARETKAGVYNHVGPEIAVASTKVFVSQLVILVLLAILLGRQRQLPRTKAQEIIKELLSLPDKIQQVLEQKEKIKEIAKIYQSASNFIFIGRKLNYPVALEGALKMKEISYVHAEGYPAGELKHGPLALIDKNWPVVAIIPKDSVYEKTLSNLEEVRARHGQIIALATAGDKEISKIAQQVIYLPETLEILYPILSVVPLQLLAYYLAQIKGCDIDQPRNLAKSVTVE, from the coding sequence ATGTGCGGTATCATCGGTTACATCGGCAAACAACAAGCCCTGCCAATTTTATTGGAAGGTTTGAGGCGCATGGAGTATCGTGGCTATGATAGCGCCGGCGTGGCTTTATGCTATCAGGGGAAATTAGAAATAATCAAGAAACAGGGCAAGCTTAATAATTTAAGCGAACAGTTAAAATCACGCAGTTTGACTTCCAATTTTGGCATTGGCCACATTCGTTGGGCCACTCACGGTGAACCATCGGATATTAACGCCCATCCCCATGCCGATTGCCAGAATAATGTCGTTTTGGTTCATAATGGTATTATTGAAAATTATCAGGAATTAAAAAGATGGCTGCTTAGTCAAAAACATAAGTTAAATACTCAAACCGACAGCGAGGTTTTAGCGCATTTAATAGAAGAGCACCAAAAAAATGTTCCTTTGGAAGCGGCCGTTAGGAGCGCGTTGCATCAAGTCAGGGGCGCTTATGGTTTGGCGATTATTTCCAGAAGCGAGCCGGATAAAATTGTCGCGGCCAGATTAGGCAGCCCGGTGGTCATCGGCATTATATCGGCCAGTGAATACCTGGTGGCTTCGGACGTTACGGCTGTGCTGCCATTTACCCGCGAAGTGGTTTTTTTGGAGGAAGCCGAAATGGCCGTCATTACCAGACAGGGTTACAGTATCAGCAAATTAAACGGCGATGAAGCCAACCATTTGCCCCAGCAGATAGAATGGGACCCGGTGGAAGCAGAAAAAGGCGGCTTTGATCATTTTATGCTTAAAGAGATAATGGAAGAGCCGGAGGTGGTCAGGTCCAGCATGCGCGGCCGGGTTATTTTAGAAGAAGGCCAAGTAAAATTGGGCGGCTTAATCGACGTTATGGACGAGTTAAAGAATTTGGAACGGCTTTATATCGTTGCTTGCGGCACCGCTCATTATGCCGGACGGATCGGCAGTTATTTGATAGAAAATTTAGCCGGCATTCCTACCGAGGTGGAATATGCTTCGGAATTTAGATACCGGGAAAAGCCGCTGGACGCAAAATCCGTTGTTTTGGCCATCAGCCAATCCGGCGAGACGGCCGATACTTTGGCGGCCGTTCGTTTGGCCAATAAACAAAATCTTTTGACCATCGGGATAGTTAATGCGGTCGGCAGTTCCATTGCCAGAGAAACTAAGGCCGGAGTTTATAACCATGTTGGTCCGGAAATTGCCGTTGCTTCCACCAAGGTTTTTGTTTCCCAATTGGTTATTTTAGTTCTTTTGGCTATTTTATTGGGGCGTCAAAGACAGCTGCCTCGCACCAAAGCGCAAGAGATAATTAAAGAGCTCCTAAGTCTACCCGATAAGATACAGCAGGTTTTGGAACAAAAAGAAAAGATCAAAGAGATAGCTAAAATTTATCAGTCGGCCAGCAATTTTATTTTTATCGGGCGGAAGCTAAATTATCCCGTTGCTTTGGAAGGAGCCCTGAAGATGAAGGAGATTTCTTATGTCCATGCCGAAGGCTATCCGGCCGGCGAGTTAAAACACGGCCCCTTGGCGCTAATTGATAAAAACTGGCCGGTCGTGGCTATCATCCCCAAAGACAGTGTCTACGAAAAAACCTTAAGCAATTTAGAGGAAGTCAGGGCCAGGCATGGGCAAATCATCGCCTTAGCTACGGCGGGCGACAAAGAAATTTCAAAGATCGCCCAGCAGGTTATTTATCTGCCTGAAACCTTGGAAATACTTTATCCCATTTTGTCCGTGGTCCCGCTGCAGCTGCTGGCTTATTATTTGGCTCAAATAAAAGGTTGCGACATTGATCAGCCGAGAAATTTGGCTAAAAGTGTTACCGTAGAATAA